A genomic stretch from Hemibagrus wyckioides isolate EC202008001 linkage group LG02, SWU_Hwy_1.0, whole genome shotgun sequence includes:
- the si:ch211-76l23.4 gene encoding uncharacterized protein si:ch211-76l23.4 has protein sequence MRVCVLYIQSFLKRVLCTEACDSVWTLLRLPTETHRLTHRMGFRVSLLLLALAVVVVSGQKKRPVNKEWNYRDGSEKVSMRGVANLTQVLDDWRFDILSQVKNLLQNDHQTLLPDYSRIQPLSEALDDLYKEFNALKTHLGELTDKFTAIETFIDELKTEKANTAPAAAPAAAPVTPLRRRVLKTRTPAS, from the exons atgagggtgtgtgttttgtatattCAGAGCTTTCTGAAGCGTGTGCTCTGTACTGAAGCTTGCGACTCTGTCTGGACACTACTCAGGCTCCCTActgagacacacagactcactcacag GATGGGATTCAGGGTGAGCCTGCTGCTCCTCGCTCTGGCCGTGGTGGTCGTGTCGGGCCAGAAGAAACGCCCAGTTAATAAAGAATGGAACTACCGTGACGGAT cCGAGAAAGTGAGCATGAGAGGCGTGGCCAATCTGACTCAGGTGCTGGATGACTGGAGGTTTGATATCTTGAGCCAGGTGAAGAACCTACTGCAGAACGATCACCAGACCTTGCTGCCTGATTACTCCAG gATCCAGCCTCTGTCTGAGGCTTTGGATGACTTGTACAAGGAGTTCAACGCCTTGAAGACCCACCTCGGAGAGCTGACGGACAAGTTCACGGCCATTGAGACCTTCATCGACGAGCTGAAGACGGAGAAAGCCAACACCGCTCCCGCCGCTGCTCCTGCCGCTGCTCCCGTCACTCCGTTGCGAAGGAGAGTGCTCAAGACTCGTACTCCAGCTTCGTGA